The Culex pipiens pallens isolate TS chromosome 2, TS_CPP_V2, whole genome shotgun sequence DNA window CACTCGATAGCGCTGGGACCGAACAGCAACTACTACGTGTACTACTCGGACAACGTTCAGGGATCGCAGACTCAGAGACAACAGCAACCTCAACCGACGTACTCGTACCAGCCACTCGTTGGGTAACAACACACACTCCTGTTCAGAAACGTTACACGATTTGGAGCCCTTGCTAATGCGCGTTTCCTTTTAGGTTCCCGGACGAGCGCACCAACCAGGTGATGTTCAACCCGAACGTGGTCCCGTTCCAGTTGGTGACGCTGGTGCAGCCCACCCTTGACGATGCCCTGCAGCAGGAGAACGCCACCGACGAGGCGGCTGCCGAACGATCACCGAACTTGAACGAGGAAGGCATCCAGAAGTTGGTGTCCTCCACGCAAGATTTGGTCACGAACGAGGACGTTGTTAGTATAAATAATGCTGAAGAGGAGAAGAGCGACCAGAAGGAGCTGGTTGCGGTGGAGCCGACGAAGGGAAGCTCTGACTCGGATAGTGAGACTAGCGAGAGTCACAAGGAACCCAACGTGGCGGACAACCTGGCGATTCCGACGTTTCAGAACCCAATTGTGGTAGGGGAAATGCCGGAAGGAACTTCGCGGAGTCTTCGATCGGGAGACAATCTGTTCAAGCAGATCAACGTGGAGATCATCGGGGAGTCGGACGATCACAATAAGGGACAGTTTCTTAAGGAGACGATCTTCTCGAACCAGGTAACGCCGGAACCGTGTGACGATGACGCCAAGTCAACGCAGGTTATTGTAAAGCATGAAGTTACGACGATTCGACCGGTCACCGCGAAGTTACGCGGATCAACGGCTTCTCGACTGAGCACCCGCTATCGTACGACAACGGTGGCTTTGCCTTCTACCACGCCAAAGTCGGTCTCGAATCAGTACTTGGCACCGGTCCAAGCCGGACCGCGACTGTCAAACACCAACAATAAGAACATTGACGATTGCATCGATACGATCCTGCAGGCGCCGAAGCAAGATCAAGGCGTTGAGCGGACGGTCGTGGAGGTTCAGAAAAGCATCAACATCAAGAACATTGTTGTGAATCAAGAGCAACCGAAGCCTCGCAAGCTGGAGTTTGGAACTCGTACGAATTTGGTTCCCCAGCCGATCGTGATCGAGAAGCCGGTTGATCGAATCGTTAAGCAGAACGTCTACATTGAGAAGCCGGTGGATCGTGTAGTCCAACAGCCGGTTTACATAGAGAAGCCCGTTCCGCAGCCGGTGGATCGAATTGTGGAGAAGAAGGTCCCGGTTCCTTACCCAGTCGATCGAATCGTTGAGAAGCCTGTGCAGACGACGGTCCACGTGCCATACCCGGTCGAGAAGCACATCCCGGTGCATCACTACATTGATCGACCCGTTACGAAGACCGTCACCGTTGAGGTTCCGGTTGAAAGAATCGTAGACCGACCTGTTCCAGTGGAGAAGATCGTCACCAAAGAGGTTCAAGTGCCGTACCCGGTGACTCAAGTCGTGGAGAAGATCGTCGATCGGCCCGTTGAAACCGTCGTCGAGAAGCACGTTGAAGTTCCGGTCCCGGTGACCGTTGAGAAGGTCGTCGAGAAATTTATCGATCGCCCAGTCCCCTACCCAGTCCAGGTGCCCGTTGAAGTTCAAGTTCCCGTACATTACCCCGTTGAGGTCCCCGTCGGTGTCCCAATTCCCTACCCCGTAGAAAAGCTAATCCCAGTCATTCACGAACAAAAACCAACGCACGCCATCATCAAAACGACCACGCACCACACGCACGATAAGCTCTTTGACTTCCATAAATTTTTCGGAGGCAAGAAGAAGCACTACGTCGAGCACATCTATCTTAAAGCACCGCTACCGCTGGCCAAACCGCCATTCCACTACCACAACCCAACGTACCCCAAGAACGATCTTCACTTTGGCGCCTCGATCGCCGCCCCGTCCTACATCGACGTAGCCCAGGTCAACGTTCTGCCGCACCACTACGCGGACAAGCCAGCCAAACCCGTGTACAACCTCCCCCCGTACGGAGACGTCATCTTTGGTAAACCATCTTACGCCACGCACTTCAACCACTTTGCTCAGTACCCCCAACCGCTAATCGATCACTCGCATTTTGTAGGCAAATTTACCTACCAGCCGCAACACCAACTGCAACCCCAGATATTCCAGCACCAACACCAACCCCAACAGATCTTCCGGGACGACTACGTCGGGCCGACGCCCCTGCTCGAGGACCACTGGGCCGTCAAGAGTGACGTCAAGTTCCGGCGGAGTCCCGCGTACGGCAAGAGCCTACGCATCGAGTACGGGGGCTTCAAGCCACCGCTAGTGCCATCGCTGGAGATTGACGAGAACGGAGTGCCGCTGCACAAGGAGGACAACGACAGCGTCAAGTAGTGGGAGGGAGCGGGTGCGGGGGAAGCTAGAAGAGGAAACCATTGCATTGAGAGTGTTTGGTGAGCGGCAGGATGGAACCGGGAAGGATGGACTCTGTGTAGATATATCTGCTGCTGCCACACCTACCATGCTTAGCCACACGATTTATGCTCATATTTTAAGGAGAATGTTGTATCGTTAGTGCATAAgtatttattgtaattttacaCGCATATCTGGTAAGAATGTAGAATGTTTTATTATGAATAAAGGTAGTTGTTTAAATTAatgtattaatttattttttgaagaaatgctATTGAACTACTTTTCTAGTGttaataaccaaaaaaaaaaaacgagccaCGTAGTGGTAACGCTTC harbors:
- the LOC120428721 gene encoding uncharacterized protein LOC120428721 isoform X2, translating into MLTTVTLVLVASAIVRIGPTAAQAPQPSNDQSGHPKQSRQMLLPTVPPDMFFQTLPADSAPPLVAAVPTIATVPATSALPKPAGANYEHSIALGPNSNYYVYYSDNVQGSQTQRQQQPQPTYSYQPLVGFPDERTNQVMFNPNVVPFQLVTLVQPTLDDALQQENATDEAAAERSPNLNEEGIQKLVSSTQDLVTNEDVVSINNAEEEKSDQKELVAVEPTKGSSDSDSETSESHKEPNVADNLAIPTFQNPIVVGEMPEGTSRSLRSGDNLFKQINVEIIGESDDHNKGQFLKETIFSNQVTPEPCDDDAKSTQVIVKHEVTTIRPVTAKLRGSTASRLSTRYRTTTVALPSTTPKSVSNQYLAPVQAGPRLSNTNNKNIDDCIDTILQAPKQDQGVERTVVEVQKSINIKNIVVNQEQPKPRKLEFGTRTNLVPQPIVIEKPVDRIVKQNVYIEKPVDRVVQQPVYIEKPVPQPVDRIVEKKVPVPYPVDRIVEKPVQTTVHVPYPVEKHIPVHHYIDRPVTKTVTVEVPVERIVDRPVPVEKIVTKEVQVPYPVTQVVEKIVDRPVETVVEKHVEVPVPVTVEKVVEKFIDRPVPYPVQVPVEVQVPVHYPVEVPVGVPIPYPVEKLIPVIHEQKPTHAIIKTTTHHTHDKLFDFHKFFGGKKKHYVEHIYLKAPLPLAKPPFHYHNPTYPKNDLHFGASIAAPSYIDVAQVNVLPHHYADKPAKPVYNLPPYGDVIFGKFTYQPQHQLQPQIFQHQHQPQQIFRDDYVGPTPLLEDHWAVKSDVKFRRSPAYGKSLRIEYGGFKPPLVPSLEIDENGVPLHKEDNDSVK
- the LOC120428721 gene encoding uncharacterized protein LOC120428721 isoform X1 — encoded protein: MLTTVTLVLVASAIVRIGPTAAQAPQPSNDQSGHPKQSRQMLLPTVPPDMFFQTLPADSAPPLVAAVPTIATVPATSALPKPAGANYEHSIALGPNSNYYVYYSDNVQGSQTQRQQQPQPTYSYQPLVGFPDERTNQVMFNPNVVPFQLVTLVQPTLDDALQQENATDEAAAERSPNLNEEGIQKLVSSTQDLVTNEDVVSINNAEEEKSDQKELVAVEPTKGSSDSDSETSESHKEPNVADNLAIPTFQNPIVVGEMPEGTSRSLRSGDNLFKQINVEIIGESDDHNKGQFLKETIFSNQVTPEPCDDDAKSTQVIVKHEVTTIRPVTAKLRGSTASRLSTRYRTTTVALPSTTPKSVSNQYLAPVQAGPRLSNTNNKNIDDCIDTILQAPKQDQGVERTVVEVQKSINIKNIVVNQEQPKPRKLEFGTRTNLVPQPIVIEKPVDRIVKQNVYIEKPVDRVVQQPVYIEKPVPQPVDRIVEKKVPVPYPVDRIVEKPVQTTVHVPYPVEKHIPVHHYIDRPVTKTVTVEVPVERIVDRPVPVEKIVTKEVQVPYPVTQVVEKIVDRPVETVVEKHVEVPVPVTVEKVVEKFIDRPVPYPVQVPVEVQVPVHYPVEVPVGVPIPYPVEKLIPVIHEQKPTHAIIKTTTHHTHDKLFDFHKFFGGKKKHYVEHIYLKAPLPLAKPPFHYHNPTYPKNDLHFGASIAAPSYIDVAQVNVLPHHYADKPAKPVYNLPPYGDVIFGKPSYATHFNHFAQYPQPLIDHSHFVGKFTYQPQHQLQPQIFQHQHQPQQIFRDDYVGPTPLLEDHWAVKSDVKFRRSPAYGKSLRIEYGGFKPPLVPSLEIDENGVPLHKEDNDSVK